CGGGATAGGAGCCCTGGGTTTCGGTGGGCAGGGTGGTGCATTCGCCGTTCACACTGGTGACCGTATCGGCGTCACCTTGTCCACCGCCGGGACCGCCGCCTATGCCGCCAGGAGGTGGGCCGCCGGCCGGGGGCAGGGGCGGACCCCCTCCTCCGGCCAGGGCTCCGCGTCCCAGCGTGGCAGCGCCCAGCAGCGCGCCAACCCCCAACGCCCCCAGGCTCAGGACCCGGCGGCGATCCATCACCGAGCGGGTCATCATTCCCGCGTCGACCCCCAGGCCCAGATGAGTGAAATCGTCCGGTGCGTGGTCATGGTCATCATGGTCCTCGGGCGTCACCAGCAACAGTTCTTTGTCCGTCATCTTCGGCTCTCCTTCCTTTGCCAAAGCGGCGGTGTGCCGCCTAGCTGTCTCTATCCTAAAACAGCCGGATTCAGAACTTGTGTAGAAGGACGGATGAAATTTTGACCGGAGCAGCGTTAGGCTGGAGGGATATTTTTAACATTCAGTAACGAGAGGATCTAGTCTTGTCATCATCCGTAAATCCAGCGGTTCTGATCACTTTGGGCACTGAGATCGTCTGGTGGCCTGGATGTCCTCAGGGCAGAGGGCACCGCTTTCCCAGCTTCTGTACTGGCGGCGGCCTCGGAAAATCGTGGAGCTGGGCTGTAGGACTCAAAGCTTAAGATCACTGCCCTGTCCGAGAAAACGAAAAAAGCGGGCCACCGTCTGCCCGCTTCTGTATAGCTCCTGATTTTTAGCGTTCCTCGTACTCGCCCATGACCCGGAATCGTTCGGCGCGTCCGGCCAACAGTTCCTCGGCGCTTAGGCCACTCAGTTCCTGTAAGTGACGGCTGACCGCTTCTCCCAGGGCCTGTGCGGCGGCGCCGGGGTCGGTGTGGGCTCCGCCTTCCGGCTCCGGAATCACTTCTTCCACAATGCCCAGCTCCAGCAGATCGGGGGCCGTCAGGCGCAGCGCCTCGGCAGCCTCAGGCGCCTTGGAAGAATCTTTCCAGATGATGCTGGCGCAGGCCTCGGGGCTGATCACCGAGTACCAGGCATTTTCCATGATCAGGACGCGGTTACCTACGCCAATCGCCAGCGCACCGCCAGACCCGCCCTCACCGATGACGGCGCAGACCGCCGGCACTTTCAGGCGGCTCATCCGCTGAATACTTTCGGCAATCGCCCACCCCTGGCCGCGCTCCTCGGCCTCAATGCCAGGGTAGGCACCAGGCGTATCGATCAGGGCCACGACCGGCAAGCCGAACTTGTCGGCCAGGTCCATCAGGCGCATGGCCTTGCGGTAGCCCTCGGGATTGCTCATCCCGAAGCGCCGCATGATCTTGGTCTTGGTGTCACGGCCTTTTTGCTGGACCAGCAGCATGACAGGTCGCCCCTGCCACAGCGCTGGGCCACCCAGCAGAGCTGTGTCATCACCGTAGAGGCGGTCCCCGTGCAATTGCACGAAGTTCTCAGTCAGCCGCTCCACATAGTCCAGCGCCGTAGGGCGGCCCGGCGCACGGGCCAGACCCACCCGTGCCCAGCGCTCACCACCACGGCGTTCTTCTGTCGCTTCAGCATCACCTTTTTTGCCCTCATCCTCGGCGCGGCGCAGCTTGGCGACTTCTTCACGCAGTGGGGCCAGGGCCACCTCCAGGTTCTGCCCAGTCTTGCGGGCGGTCTGTTCCAAGTCGCGAACCTTATGTTCCAGTTCACGCAGCAGGTCGGTCATCGTACTCATGGCTGCACCTCACCCGCAGCTGCGGCACTGGGCACAGGCATCTGGGTCAGAATCCGCAGCAGCCCGGCCAGATAGTTACGCTGCTCACGGCGGTCCACCACGGCGTCTAACATGCCGTGCTCCAGCAGGAATTCCGAGCGTTGAAAGCCTTCGGGCAGGTTCTGGCGGATGGTCTGCTGAATGACGCGCGGCCCGGCAAATCCGATTAGGGCTCCAGGCTCGGCCAGGATCACGTCGGCAATGGTCGCAAAGCTGGCGGTCACGCCCCCGGTGGTGGGGTCACTCAGCACGCTGATATACGGCAGCCCCTTGGCATGCAGGCCTTCCAGGGCCACCGTTGTCTTGGCCATCTGCATCAGCGAGAGGGCACTTTCCTGCATGCGTGCCCCACCGCTGGCTGCGACCAGCACCAGGGGCAGTTCCGCTTCAGCGGCGGCTTCGGCAGCGCGGGCGATTTCCTCACCCACCACACTGCCCATACTGCCCCCGCTAAAGGCGAAGTCCATGACCGCGACCATCACCGGCACGTCCACGATGCGGCCCCGCCCGGTCAGGATCGCCTCAGGGCGGCCCGTCTTGGCCTGGGCGCGGCTCAGACGCTCTGGATAAGTTTCGGTGTCCACGAAGTCCAGCGGGTCAGTGGGCCACACCCGGCCCGACAGCTGCTCGAAGCTGCCCGTGTCCAGCAGCACCTGAATCCGCTGTGCCGCGTCCAGCCGCAGGTGATGGCCGCACTTGGGGCACACCCAGCTGTTGGCGTCCAGGTCCTTGTTGTAGACGGTTTCTTTGCAGGCTGGACACTTGGTCCAGAGGTCGGGCAGGTCCGCGCCGGCCTGCTGCTTGGGACGGCTGCGGCGGAAGAAATGCTCAAGCGCCATAGGGTTTAGTCCTCCTCAGGGATAGTACGGGCCATTCTACGCAGAAAGTGGGTCCCAGCGCTTGAACTGCGTCCAGAAGGCCGAGGGGGCGACGTGATACATCCTCTGTGCCCCTGGAAGTCTCTCCTAG
The sequence above is a segment of the Deinococcus radiophilus genome. Coding sequences within it:
- a CDS encoding acetyl-CoA carboxylase carboxyltransferase subunit alpha, translating into MSTMTDLLRELEHKVRDLEQTARKTGQNLEVALAPLREEVAKLRRAEDEGKKGDAEATEERRGGERWARVGLARAPGRPTALDYVERLTENFVQLHGDRLYGDDTALLGGPALWQGRPVMLLVQQKGRDTKTKIMRRFGMSNPEGYRKAMRLMDLADKFGLPVVALIDTPGAYPGIEAEERGQGWAIAESIQRMSRLKVPAVCAVIGEGGSGGALAIGVGNRVLIMENAWYSVISPEACASIIWKDSSKAPEAAEALRLTAPDLLELGIVEEVIPEPEGGAHTDPGAAAQALGEAVSRHLQELSGLSAEELLAGRAERFRVMGEYEER
- the accD gene encoding acetyl-CoA carboxylase, carboxyltransferase subunit beta, giving the protein MALEHFFRRSRPKQQAGADLPDLWTKCPACKETVYNKDLDANSWVCPKCGHHLRLDAAQRIQVLLDTGSFEQLSGRVWPTDPLDFVDTETYPERLSRAQAKTGRPEAILTGRGRIVDVPVMVAVMDFAFSGGSMGSVVGEEIARAAEAAAEAELPLVLVAASGGARMQESALSLMQMAKTTVALEGLHAKGLPYISVLSDPTTGGVTASFATIADVILAEPGALIGFAGPRVIQQTIRQNLPEGFQRSEFLLEHGMLDAVVDRREQRNYLAGLLRILTQMPVPSAAAAGEVQP